GATCGAGGTTGTCCATGCGGGCATCCTACGCTCAAATCATGCGTTGCGCACCGTCTACGCGCAGGTTTTATGCGCCACAAGCTCTGACATTGCGGATAGGTGCGTGAAACACTGGGGCCATGACGATGACCGACACCGCCACGAGCGTGACAGAGCGCACCCCCACCCGCAAGGCCGTGCTGATGTGCCGCCCCGAGTATTTCACGGTCAGCTACCGCATCAACCCCTGGATGCACCCCGAGGACCCCACGAGCACCGCGACCGCCGTCGCGCAGTGGGAGACCCTCTACCGCACGTACCTCGACCTCGGCTTCGACGTGCGCCTCATCGACCCCATCCCCGGCCTCCCCGACATGGTCTACGCCGCCAACGGCGGATTTGTTCTCGACGGCATCGCGTACGGCGCGAGCTTCACCTACCCGGAGCGTCAGCCCGAGGGGCCCGCCTACATGAGCTGGTTCCAGGCGAACGGCTTCGACGTGCGCGAGCCGCTCGAGGTCAACGAGGGCGAGGGCGACTTCCTTCTCGTCGGCGACGTCATTCTCGCCGGCACCGGCTTCCGCAGTGCGAGCCACAGCCACGATGAACTCGCGCGCATCATGGGGCGCGAGGTCATCTCCCTGAACCTCATCAACCCGAGCTTCTACCACCTCGACACCGCCATCGCGGTACTCGACGACGGTCGTGGCAGCGCTCCGGCGAACATCGCGTACCTGCCGAGCGCCTTCGACGAGGCGTCGTTGCAGATCCTCCGCGAGCGGTACCCGGACGCCATTATCGTCACCGAGGAGGACGCCGCGGTCCTGGGGCTCAACTCCTTCAGCGACGGCTACAACGTCGTCATCGCCTCCCGCGCGAAAGACTTCGAACGTCAACTGCGCGAACGCGGCTACAACCCGATCGGTGTCGACCTCTCCGAGCTCCTCCTCGGCGGCGGCGGCGTCAAGTGCTGCACCCTGGAGCTCCGCTCATGATCACCGAGGTCAAGTCCCATGTAGCGCACAACTACCACCCGCTTCCGGTCGAGATCGCGTCGGGTGACGGCGCGTGGGTGACGGATGTCTCGGGTCGTCGTTACCTCGATTGCCTCGCGGCCTACTCCGCGGTGAACTTTGGGCACGGGCATCCGGCGCTCATCGCCGCAGCCAAGGACCAGCTCGACCGCATCACCCTCACGAGCCGCGCCTTCGGCAGCGATCGGCTCGAGCCGTTTGCGCGGGCCCTTGCCGAGCTCGCGGGCAAAGACATGGTGCTTCCGATGAACACGGGCGCTGAGGCGGTCGAGTCGGCCATCAAGATCGCCCGAGCGTGGGGCTACCGCGTGAAGGGTGTCGAGGCGGACCGCGCGACGATCATCGTGATGGATGGCAACTTCCATGGACGCACCACGACGATCGTGAGCTTCTCCACCGATGAGCAGGCGCGTGCCGACTTCGGTCCGTTCACCCCGGGTTTTGTGGTCGTCCCCTACGGAGACGCCGAAGCACTCGAGGCGGCGATCGACGAGAACACCGTCGCCGTGCTGCTCGAACCGATCCAGGGCGAGGCCGGCATCATCGTGCCGCCCAAGGGCTACCTGCGTGCCGTGCGCGAGATCACAACACGCGAGAACGTGCTCATGATCGCCGACGAGATCCAGTCAGGTCTCGGACGCACCGGCCGGACTTTCGCGAGTGACCTGTCGTGTGTCGAGCCCGACCTGTACCTCCTCGGCAAGGCACTCGGCGGCGGCATCGTGCCCGTGAGCGCCGTTGTCGGCGATACGGCGGTGCTGGGTGTTCTGCAGCCGGGCGAACACGGCTCCACCTTCGGCGGCAACCCGCTCGCCGCCGCTGTGGGCCTAGCGGTTGTTGAACTGCTCGCGACGGGAGACATGCAGCACCGCGCCACCGTTCTCGGGGAGAGACTGCACGCGGGACTTCGCGGTCTCATCGGCCACGGGGTGACCGCCGTCCGCGGTGTCGGACTGTGGGCGGGTGTTGACATCGACCCCGAGCTCGCGACCGGCCGCGAGGTGTGCGAACTGCTCATGGATCGGGGTGTGCTCGTCAAGGACACCCACGGTTCGACCATCCGTTTCGCTCCACCCATCGTTGTCACCGAGGACGAGATCGATTGGGCCGTCGCCCAGCTCGCCGCCGAACTGGAGGAACTCGCCTCCCGCTGACCGCGTGCATCCATCGCCGCATGCACACCCCCAGACCGACACGCCGTACCTGACACCTCTCGGTGCGGCGTGTCGCATGTCCCGTGTGCAGCCGCCGACGGAGCGCCGCGCTACCGCAGGTCGAGCCGCATGAGTACGCGCGGGAACCCGTTCAACACCGACTTCGTCTCCGCCGCTTGGGTGAACCCCGCCTTCTCGAAGAGTGACTTCGTGCCGACGTAAGCCATCGTGAGGTCGATCTTCGCGCCCTGGTTGTCGAGCGGGTAGCCCTCGACCGCGGGCGCTCCTTCAGCGCGTGCGAAGTCGACGGCTCCCGCGAGGAGGGCGTGCGAGATGCCCGCACCGCGGTGGCCGGGACGCACGCGGATGCACCAGACCGACCACACGTCCGCGTCGTCGACGTGGGGGATCTTGCGGTTGGTGGCAAAGGACGTGTCGGACCGCGGATGCACGGCAGCCCACCCCACCACGACGTCGCCGTCGTACGCCAGCACGCCGGGAGGGCCCTGCTTCATGAGCTCCGCCACTTTCTCGCCGCGAGCGGGGCCGCTCAGTGCGAGGTTCTCCTTCGACGGGATGCGGTAACTCAGGCACCAGCACACGTTCGAGGTGGGCTTCTTCGGCCCGACCATGGTCGCGACATCCGCGAACTCGGTCGCCGGTCGCACCTCGATCGCCATCTCGCTACCCGAGCCCTGTCGGCTCTTGGTGATCGTCGTCCGCAGTGACGGCTCCGGAAACCGGTTTGCGGGACAGGGTCACGGCCCCCGCCTCGGGGTTGTGCGAGGTCGCGGCCGCGACGGCGGGGCGGTCATCGGCCTTTGTGTAGGCGTGCCGCAGGTGCACGGGCTCGATCGGGGCGCCCTGCTTTTTCTCGATGCGGCGCTTGTAGGCCAGGTTGAGGGCTTCGACGACGATCGCGAACGCCATCGGCACGTAAATGAGTGCCTTGTCGATCTTCACACCGAAGCCGTCGGCGATGAGGAAGACGCCGATGAGCACGAGGAAGGCGAGTGCGAGCATCTTCACACTCGGGTGCTTGTTGACGAAGGCGAAGATGAACTTCGCCGAGAACAGCATCACCCCGAACGACAGCACCACGGCGACGATGATGACGAGCAGGCTGTCGATCATGCCAACCGCGGTGATGACCGAGTCGAACGAGAACACGATGTCGATGAGGATGATCTGGATGATGACGCCCACAAACGTCACCGACTTCGGTTTGCCCTCACCGTGGTGGGATGCCGCGCCCTCGAGCTTTTCGTGGATCTCGTGCACCGCCTTGTAGATGAGGAACCCACCTCCCGCGATGAGCACGAGGTCACGCCCGGAGAAGCCGAGATCGCCGATCGTGAAGAGGTCGTCTTTGAGGCTGATGAGCCACGACGCTGCGAACAGCAGGCCGATACGCATGAACATCGCGAGGGTGAGGCCGAGGTTGCGGGCCTTCGCCTGCTGCTCGACGGGCAGTTTGCTCGCGAGGATCGAGATGAAGATGACGTTGTCGACCCCCAGCACGATCTCGAGCACGAGAAGTGTGAGGAAGGCGACAATGAGATCCGGGGTCAGGTCGACGGCGAAGTCCATGGCCACAGGCTACAAGTTAGGGTCGGTGCATGATCCTCCCTCCCGCAACCCACACCCCCCTCCGCGGCGGCGCGGTGCAGCGGTGGGGCATCCTCGCGCCCGGCGGCATCGCGGATGCCTGGGCCGAAGCACTCCACGCCCACACCGACCAGCGGGTGGTCGCCGTCGCCTCGAGGTCACAGGAGCGGGCCCAGGCCTTCGCCGATCGGCACGGAATCCCGCGGGCCTTCGGTACTTACGAGCAGCTCGTCGCCGACCCCGAGGTGGACGTCGTCTACATCGCCCCGCCCCACACCGAGCACCTACGGCTCGCGCTCCTCGCGATTGCCGCGGGCAAACACGTGCTCGTCGAGAAGCCCATCGGTATTAGCGCTGCCGAGGCACGTGAACTGGCCGCGGCGGCTCGTGCGGCCGGTGTGTTCGCGATGGAGGCCATGTGGTCGCGGTTCCTCCCCCAGACGACGGTTGTGGATGCGCTCGTACGTGATGGCGTGCTGGGCGACGTGCTCACGGTCACGGCCGACTTCGGGGCCGTGTTCGACACCGACCCGAACGGCCGGGCCTACAACCCTGCGCTCGGTGGTGGGGCGCTCCTCGATGTTGGTGTGTACCCGGCGTGGTTCGCGCACTTCGTGCTCGGCGCCCCGACGCGTGTGACGGCGAGCGGTTCGCTCACGAGCACGGGCGTCGATGCTCAGGCGGCCGTCATCCTGGACTACAACTCGCATGCCCAGGCGGTGCTCACGACGAGCATGCTCGTGGCGACCCCGCTGGCCGCGACGATCAGCGGGACCGCGGCGCGAGTCGACTACCCGCACGAGTTCATGGGGCCGAGCTCTTTCCGGGTGCTCGTCGAGGAGAGGGTGGTCGCCGAGTTCGCCGACCCGAACGGGTTCCGCTGGCGGGACGGTCTCTGTTACCAGGCGGTCGCCGTCGCCCAGCACATCGCCGATGGGCTCACCGAGTCGCCGCTTCATTCGCTCGACGACACGATCGCCGTGCTCGACGTGCTCGACGCGGCCCGCGCCCAGATCGGCTGATCGTGTCTCCTGAGGTAAGCCATTCCGCCCCTTTCGACCATCCCTCAGGGGCCGATCGGCTTACCTCTGTGCTGGATGCTGCGGATCCGTTGGCGGAGTACCGGGAGCGTTTCGTCGAGAGTGACGGGCTCGTCGCCTACCTCGACGGTAATTCGCTCGGGCGACCGCTCGTCGCGTCCGTGGAGCGGCTCGGTACGTTTGCGCGCGAGGAGTGGGGTGGTCGCCTCATCCGTGGCTGGGACGAGGGCTGGATGCACCTGCCCACCACACTCGGCGACGAACTCGGTCGTGTGGCGCTCGCCGCCGCACCGGGGCAGACCGCGATCGCGGACTCGACGACCGTTGTGCTCTACAAACTGCTCCGCGCCGCGACGGATGCCCGTCCCGGTCGCACCGAGATCGTCATCGATCGCGACAACTTCCCCACCGACCGCTACCTCGTGGAGGGTGTCGCGCGCGAGCGGGGACTCACGGTGCGCTGGGTGGACACCCCGCACGACGGTGGTGTGACACCCGACCTCGTGGCGGAGGCCGTCGGGCCGGACACGGCGGTCGCCCTCTTCAGCTCCGTCGCCTACCGTTCGGCGTGGCTCGCCGATATCCCTGCGATCACCGAGGTCATTCACGACGCTGGCGCCCTCGTCATCTGGGATCTGTGTCACTCCGCCGGGGTCGTTCCGACGCCCCTCGACGAGTGGGGGGTGGACCTTGCGGTGGGCTGCGGTTACAAGTATCTGAACGGCGGGCCGGGAGCCCCGGCGTTCTTGTACGTGCGTTCCGAGTTGCAGTCGGAGCTGACCCAGCCGATCCAGGGCTGGATGGGCTCCAGCGCACCGTTCGAGATGGGGCAGGGGTATGAGGCTGCGGCGGGCATCCGGGGCTTCCTCAGCGGCACCCCGTCGATTGTTGCCATGCAGCCGATGCGCGACATGATCGCGCTCATCGACGAGGTGGGTATCGAGGCGGTGCGAGCGAAGTCGGTCGCGCTCACGGAGTTTGCGATCGAGCTTGTCGACGAGGTGATTCCGGATGCCACGCTCGCGAGCCCGCGCGAGGCGACGCGTCGCGGCGGCCACATCACGATCGACCACCCCCGCTTCGCGCAGATCATGCCGCATCTGTGGGGGTCGGGGGTCATCCCCGACTTCCGCAGGCCCGACGGTATTCGTCTCGGTCTTTCGCCGCTCTCGACGAGTTTTGCGGAGATCGAGGCCGGGGTGCGCGCGATCGCTGCGGAGCTCGGTTAGCGAGCGAGCTGCGGGTACAGCGCGCTGATGGGGGCGGCGAGCCCCTGCTTGACGCTCACCGACACGTCATCCGCTAGAACTTCGTACTCCAGAGCCTCGAGGCCCGCATAGGCGGCGCGCACGACGTCGGCGGGGTCGTTCTTGGGGGAGGTGACATCCGTCACCATCGGGGTGTCCGTGTAGCCGAGGTGGAAGCCCATGACATGGGTTCCGGCAGGCGCGAGTTCGAGGCGCAGGGAGTTGGTCGCCGACCACAGCGCGGCCTTGGATGCGCTGTAGGCACCGGCGACGCCGAGCCAGCTGAGCACGGAGTGCACGTCGACGAGCGCGCCGCCGCCATTGCGTGCGAGCACGGGCGCAAACGCCTGGGCGAC
This genomic window from Antiquaquibacter oligotrophicus contains:
- the ddaH gene encoding dimethylargininase, which translates into the protein MTMTDTATSVTERTPTRKAVLMCRPEYFTVSYRINPWMHPEDPTSTATAVAQWETLYRTYLDLGFDVRLIDPIPGLPDMVYAANGGFVLDGIAYGASFTYPERQPEGPAYMSWFQANGFDVREPLEVNEGEGDFLLVGDVILAGTGFRSASHSHDELARIMGREVISLNLINPSFYHLDTAIAVLDDGRGSAPANIAYLPSAFDEASLQILRERYPDAIIVTEEDAAVLGLNSFSDGYNVVIASRAKDFERQLRERGYNPIGVDLSELLLGGGGVKCCTLELRS
- the rocD gene encoding ornithine--oxo-acid transaminase yields the protein MITEVKSHVAHNYHPLPVEIASGDGAWVTDVSGRRYLDCLAAYSAVNFGHGHPALIAAAKDQLDRITLTSRAFGSDRLEPFARALAELAGKDMVLPMNTGAEAVESAIKIARAWGYRVKGVEADRATIIVMDGNFHGRTTTIVSFSTDEQARADFGPFTPGFVVVPYGDAEALEAAIDENTVAVLLEPIQGEAGIIVPPKGYLRAVREITTRENVLMIADEIQSGLGRTGRTFASDLSCVEPDLYLLGKALGGGIVPVSAVVGDTAVLGVLQPGEHGSTFGGNPLAAAVGLAVVELLATGDMQHRATVLGERLHAGLRGLIGHGVTAVRGVGLWAGVDIDPELATGREVCELLMDRGVLVKDTHGSTIRFAPPIVVTEDEIDWAVAQLAAELEELASR
- a CDS encoding GNAT family N-acetyltransferase is translated as MAIEVRPATEFADVATMVGPKKPTSNVCWCLSYRIPSKENLALSGPARGEKVAELMKQGPPGVLAYDGDVVVGWAAVHPRSDTSFATNRKIPHVDDADVWSVWCIRVRPGHRGAGISHALLAGAVDFARAEGAPAVEGYPLDNQGAKIDLTMAYVGTKSLFEKAGFTQAAETKSVLNGFPRVLMRLDLR
- a CDS encoding TerC family protein is translated as MDFAVDLTPDLIVAFLTLLVLEIVLGVDNVIFISILASKLPVEQQAKARNLGLTLAMFMRIGLLFAASWLISLKDDLFTIGDLGFSGRDLVLIAGGGFLIYKAVHEIHEKLEGAASHHGEGKPKSVTFVGVIIQIILIDIVFSFDSVITAVGMIDSLLVIIVAVVLSFGVMLFSAKFIFAFVNKHPSVKMLALAFLVLIGVFLIADGFGVKIDKALIYVPMAFAIVVEALNLAYKRRIEKKQGAPIEPVHLRHAYTKADDRPAVAAATSHNPEAGAVTLSRKPVSGAVTADDDHQEPTGLG
- a CDS encoding Gfo/Idh/MocA family protein, translated to MILPPATHTPLRGGAVQRWGILAPGGIADAWAEALHAHTDQRVVAVASRSQERAQAFADRHGIPRAFGTYEQLVADPEVDVVYIAPPHTEHLRLALLAIAAGKHVLVEKPIGISAAEARELAAAARAAGVFAMEAMWSRFLPQTTVVDALVRDGVLGDVLTVTADFGAVFDTDPNGRAYNPALGGGALLDVGVYPAWFAHFVLGAPTRVTASGSLTSTGVDAQAAVILDYNSHAQAVLTTSMLVATPLAATISGTAARVDYPHEFMGPSSFRVLVEERVVAEFADPNGFRWRDGLCYQAVAVAQHIADGLTESPLHSLDDTIAVLDVLDAARAQIG
- a CDS encoding kynureninase is translated as MLDAADPLAEYRERFVESDGLVAYLDGNSLGRPLVASVERLGTFAREEWGGRLIRGWDEGWMHLPTTLGDELGRVALAAAPGQTAIADSTTVVLYKLLRAATDARPGRTEIVIDRDNFPTDRYLVEGVARERGLTVRWVDTPHDGGVTPDLVAEAVGPDTAVALFSSVAYRSAWLADIPAITEVIHDAGALVIWDLCHSAGVVPTPLDEWGVDLAVGCGYKYLNGGPGAPAFLYVRSELQSELTQPIQGWMGSSAPFEMGQGYEAAAGIRGFLSGTPSIVAMQPMRDMIALIDEVGIEAVRAKSVALTEFAIELVDEVIPDATLASPREATRRGGHITIDHPRFAQIMPHLWGSGVIPDFRRPDGIRLGLSPLSTSFAEIEAGVRAIAAELG
- a CDS encoding SDR family oxidoreductase, whose amino-acid sequence is MIDNAVVLVTGANGGLGAEFVQQALDLGAAKVYATARTPRSWDDERVVSLALDVTDEASVAAAAEQASDTTIVINNAGVGGTVPIATGGTSGIRAMFETNVFGAINVAQAFAPVLARNGGGALVDVHSVLSWLGVAGAYSASKAALWSATNSLRLELAPAGTHVMGFHLGYTDTPMVTDVTSPKNDPADVVRAAYAGLEALEYEVLADDVSVSVKQGLAAPISALYPQLAR